From one Alicyclobacillus acidocaldarius subsp. acidocaldarius Tc-4-1 genomic stretch:
- a CDS encoding NUDIX hydrolase has product MREQTVAEERLFTGRIIDVRRVTVKLPNGHTSTREVVLHPGAVAVLAEVDPGKVVLVRQFRKPCERELWEIPAGKLEPGEEPERAAARELSEETGYRCAGLLVPVHTFYTAPGFSNEKLHVYYTNDVERGAEHPDGDEFVESQVFSRDEICRMLAAGQIEDAKTLVALYWWLARP; this is encoded by the coding sequence ATGCGGGAGCAGACGGTAGCGGAAGAGCGGCTGTTCACCGGCCGGATCATTGATGTGCGGCGTGTCACCGTGAAACTGCCCAACGGCCATACCAGCACGCGCGAGGTGGTGCTACATCCGGGCGCCGTGGCCGTGCTTGCAGAAGTGGATCCGGGTAAGGTGGTCTTGGTGCGCCAGTTTCGCAAGCCGTGTGAACGGGAGCTATGGGAAATCCCCGCCGGCAAGCTCGAGCCCGGTGAGGAGCCCGAGCGGGCGGCAGCGCGAGAGCTGTCTGAAGAGACTGGGTATCGATGTGCAGGACTTCTCGTGCCGGTCCACACCTTCTACACGGCGCCGGGCTTCAGCAACGAGAAGCTGCACGTGTACTACACCAACGACGTGGAGCGCGGCGCAGAGCACCCCGATGGCGATGAGTTCGTCGAGTCTCAAGTGTTCTCGCGCGACGAGATTTGTCGAATGTTGGCGGCGGGCCAAATTGAAGACGCCAAGACGCTCGTAGCGCTTTACTGGTGGCTGGCACGGCCGTGA
- a CDS encoding endonuclease Q family protein: protein MRVFADFHVHTGAAKGRPVKMAASHQLTVAASLDWAIRVKGLHVVGLVDAVCDPVLEEIRDLCRAGHLVPVRGGGLMYQGSLLVVLGAEVEIRVSEHGAAHFGCWLPTVEAAADFQMWLKTVQCNTGLSSQVARTDPTRLAEEVHARNGLLVVHHAFTPFKGLLGSAADRVADIMPLEVVDAVELGLSADADMADRLKEMREFTFLSNSDAHSLPSIAREFNVLALQELSFTEIQAACRRLGGRAVLMNLGLYPPLGKYYRTRCRSCGALVASKSCACGADTGLVQGVWDRIEAIADDDSPVHPPWRAPYRYIVPLSFVPGVGPRTYAKLLDAFGGEVSLLYAPPSEQALADVVGAKLAARIAAALSGRLPVSPGGAGRYGRIEEA, encoded by the coding sequence ATGCGGGTGTTCGCCGACTTTCACGTTCACACGGGAGCCGCAAAGGGCCGGCCCGTCAAAATGGCTGCGTCGCATCAATTGACCGTGGCGGCCTCCCTTGACTGGGCAATCCGTGTGAAGGGGCTGCACGTCGTGGGTCTCGTTGACGCCGTCTGCGACCCCGTGCTCGAGGAGATCCGGGATCTGTGTCGCGCGGGACATCTGGTTCCGGTCCGGGGCGGCGGTTTGATGTATCAGGGGTCACTTTTGGTCGTACTTGGGGCGGAAGTGGAAATCCGCGTCTCAGAACATGGCGCCGCGCACTTCGGATGTTGGCTTCCCACGGTCGAAGCGGCGGCTGACTTTCAAATGTGGTTGAAAACGGTTCAGTGCAACACCGGGTTGTCTTCGCAAGTCGCGCGAACCGACCCAACCCGACTGGCCGAAGAGGTCCATGCGAGAAACGGCCTGTTGGTCGTGCACCACGCGTTCACGCCGTTCAAGGGGCTCCTCGGCAGTGCGGCGGATCGCGTCGCGGACATCATGCCGCTCGAGGTCGTCGACGCTGTCGAGCTCGGGCTGTCGGCGGATGCGGACATGGCGGATCGCCTGAAGGAAATGAGGGAATTCACGTTTCTGTCGAATTCCGACGCTCACAGCCTTCCTTCCATCGCGCGCGAATTCAACGTGCTGGCCTTGCAGGAGCTGTCGTTCACCGAGATTCAAGCCGCGTGCCGTCGTCTCGGCGGGCGCGCGGTGTTGATGAATTTAGGTCTTTATCCACCGCTTGGCAAGTATTATCGGACGCGTTGCCGATCCTGCGGAGCGCTGGTCGCGTCGAAATCGTGTGCCTGTGGCGCGGACACAGGGTTGGTGCAGGGAGTGTGGGATCGGATTGAAGCCATCGCGGACGACGACTCGCCTGTTCATCCGCCTTGGCGGGCACCCTACCGCTACATCGTTCCCCTCTCCTTTGTCCCCGGCGTGGGACCTCGGACGTACGCCAAGTTGCTCGATGCGTTCGGTGGGGAAGTCTCCCTGCTGTACGCTCCGCCTTCTGAACAGGCGCTCGCCGACGTGGTCGGAGCGAAGCTGGCCGCCCGAATTGCGGCAGCTTTGAGCGGCCGACTGCCTGTCTCGCCGGGCGGTGCCGGACGGTATGGGCGCATCGAGGAGGCGTGA
- the spoIIAA gene encoding anti-sigma F factor antagonist, whose translation MSVETKLERGIVVIELKGELDHHAVEQMRDRIEQQLAEHGYRGLVMSFRNIDFMDSSGLGLILGRYRSVSEHGGKMALCEVNPTLRRLFEMSGLLKVIPVYDSEEAAVAAILGA comes from the coding sequence GTGTCTGTCGAGACCAAATTAGAGCGAGGAATCGTGGTGATCGAGTTAAAGGGAGAACTGGATCACCACGCCGTGGAACAAATGAGGGACCGGATCGAACAACAATTGGCGGAGCACGGCTACCGGGGTCTCGTGATGTCGTTTCGGAACATCGATTTTATGGACAGTTCGGGCCTCGGACTCATTCTGGGCCGGTATCGAAGCGTCTCCGAGCACGGGGGTAAAATGGCGCTTTGTGAAGTCAACCCGACGTTGAGGCGGCTCTTCGAAATGTCGGGTTTGCTCAAGGTGATACCCGTTTACGACTCTGAAGAAGCTGCGGTGGCAGCAATCCTGGGAGCGTGA
- a CDS encoding RNHCP domain-containing protein produces MAAFIRRNEPFTCAHCGLRVEPAERTCRNHCPRCLYSLHVDVDPGDRANSCGGLMEPVRVEYHSKKGLQIVHRCTCCGQETRNIALLDVAVQPDNRERLYELMRHPR; encoded by the coding sequence ATGGCTGCGTTTATTCGCCGAAACGAGCCGTTCACCTGCGCGCACTGCGGCCTCCGGGTGGAGCCTGCAGAACGAACGTGCCGGAACCACTGTCCTCGCTGTTTGTATTCTCTGCACGTAGACGTTGATCCGGGCGATCGCGCCAATTCGTGCGGTGGGCTCATGGAACCGGTGCGCGTCGAGTATCACTCGAAGAAGGGACTCCAGATCGTCCACCGCTGCACCTGCTGCGGACAGGAGACGCGCAACATCGCGCTGCTTGATGTCGCCGTGCAGCCGGACAATCGCGAGCGGCTGTACGAGCTCATGCGGCATCCGCGGTGA
- a CDS encoding phosphopentomutase: MDKRLIWIVLDSCGIGAAPDAAEYGEADVQSNTIAHVAEAVGGLRVPNLERLGLGRIAPIAGVAPVGVGGYGTMVERSAGKDTTNGHLEFVGIVLSQPMPTYPNGFPPEIIEPFERYVGKPVLCNRPASGTWVIEAYGREHLETGRPIVYTSADSVFQVAAHEDVVPVETLYDWCEYARSILVGPHAVGRVIARPFVGEPGRFVRTDRRRDYSLDFGPTVLDVIEAAGYPVIGIGKIADIYNHRGITRAVHTADNRDGMQKLVEAMDSETSGLIYANLVDFDSKYGHRNDPVGFARAIEAFDADLEGVLSRLRPGDLLVITADHGCDPTVPGTDHTRERVPILAYHLDMARPVDLGERETFADLGATVAEYFGVPLPPVGKSFLRDLRRA; this comes from the coding sequence TTGGACAAGCGTCTCATTTGGATTGTGCTCGACAGTTGTGGGATCGGCGCGGCGCCGGATGCCGCGGAGTACGGGGAGGCCGATGTTCAAAGCAATACCATTGCGCACGTCGCGGAGGCGGTGGGCGGACTGCGAGTTCCCAACCTTGAACGCCTTGGCCTGGGGCGCATTGCGCCCATCGCCGGCGTAGCGCCTGTCGGCGTGGGCGGGTATGGCACCATGGTGGAGCGATCCGCCGGGAAGGATACGACGAACGGTCACCTCGAGTTCGTGGGCATTGTCCTGTCACAGCCGATGCCGACGTATCCGAACGGGTTTCCGCCGGAGATCATTGAGCCGTTCGAGCGGTATGTGGGCAAACCGGTCCTTTGCAATCGCCCGGCGTCTGGCACCTGGGTCATCGAGGCTTATGGGAGAGAGCATCTCGAGACGGGCCGGCCCATCGTCTATACCTCGGCGGACAGCGTCTTTCAGGTCGCTGCGCACGAAGACGTGGTGCCCGTGGAGACGTTATACGATTGGTGCGAATACGCAAGGTCCATCCTGGTTGGTCCTCACGCCGTGGGTCGGGTGATTGCGCGGCCGTTCGTCGGCGAACCGGGGCGGTTTGTGCGAACGGATCGCCGCCGGGACTATTCGCTGGATTTCGGCCCGACGGTGCTCGATGTCATCGAGGCCGCCGGATACCCTGTGATTGGGATTGGGAAAATCGCAGACATTTACAACCATCGGGGCATCACGCGGGCGGTGCACACCGCGGACAATCGGGATGGCATGCAAAAGCTGGTGGAGGCGATGGACAGCGAGACCTCCGGCTTGATTTACGCCAACTTGGTAGATTTCGATTCGAAGTATGGGCACCGAAATGACCCAGTGGGATTCGCCCGCGCCATCGAAGCGTTTGACGCGGATCTGGAGGGCGTGCTGTCGCGGCTTCGCCCGGGCGACCTCCTGGTCATCACCGCCGATCATGGCTGCGACCCAACGGTCCCTGGCACGGATCACACGCGCGAACGCGTCCCGATTCTCGCCTACCATCTCGACATGGCCCGGCCCGTCGATCTCGGCGAGCGAGAAACCTTCGCCGATCTCGGCGCCACCGTGGCAGAGTACTTCGGTGTGCCGCTTCCGCCCGTCGGGAAATCGTTTCTCCGGGATCTCCGCCGCGCGTGA
- the xerD gene encoding site-specific tyrosine recombinase XerD, which yields MDPDIRTFLDHLRLERGLSENTATSYARDLTDFCRYLAREHRTIRDADRTAVLRYLSDLKGRGMKSTTIARRMSALRSFFRYLLREGVLEADPTAHIEVAAPDEHLPRVVSEEDVERLMAAVRRPDAMGLRDRAMLETLYATGMRVSELVALSLEDVELAAGFVRVFGKGKKERVVPLGEMAQDALRLYLRYGRPLLVRDRGEGAVFVNRFGRRLTRQGFWNILKGYAQQAGVSVEVTPHTLRHSFATHLLEGGADLRVVQELLGHADISTTERYTHVTPHRLREVYRNAHPRA from the coding sequence GTGGACCCAGACATTCGCACCTTTTTGGATCATCTCCGGCTGGAGCGAGGTCTCTCGGAAAATACGGCTACAAGTTACGCGCGAGACTTGACCGATTTCTGTCGCTACCTCGCGCGAGAGCATCGGACCATCCGAGATGCGGACCGTACGGCCGTGCTCCGCTATCTGTCCGACCTGAAGGGGCGAGGCATGAAATCGACGACCATTGCTCGCAGGATGTCTGCGCTTCGCTCGTTCTTCCGCTACCTTCTGCGTGAAGGCGTCCTCGAAGCGGATCCGACGGCGCACATCGAGGTGGCGGCTCCGGACGAGCACCTTCCTCGGGTCGTCTCGGAAGAGGACGTGGAACGGCTGATGGCCGCCGTCCGTCGACCGGATGCCATGGGACTGCGCGATCGCGCCATGCTAGAGACGCTCTACGCCACGGGGATGCGTGTGAGCGAGCTTGTGGCGCTGTCGCTCGAAGACGTCGAGCTGGCCGCCGGATTCGTCCGCGTGTTCGGAAAGGGCAAGAAGGAGCGCGTGGTGCCACTGGGCGAGATGGCCCAGGATGCCCTCCGTCTGTACCTGCGCTACGGCAGGCCGCTTCTGGTGCGGGACCGGGGAGAAGGCGCGGTGTTTGTCAATCGCTTTGGCCGGCGGCTCACTCGGCAAGGGTTCTGGAACATCTTGAAGGGCTATGCACAGCAGGCAGGCGTATCGGTCGAGGTCACACCGCACACGCTTCGGCACTCGTTCGCCACCCATTTACTGGAGGGCGGCGCGGATCTCCGAGTCGTTCAGGAACTCCTGGGACACGCCGACATCTCGACGACGGAGCGGTACACGCACGTCACACCGCATAGGCTGCGCGAGGTGTATCGCAACGCGCATCCGCGGGCGTAA
- a CDS encoding helix-turn-helix domain-containing protein yields the protein METLGQKIRALRKARGMTQAELARGLATASMISQIESDRTMPSAQLLTQIAARLGVDVSEFQKQLAGSSEEAHTYRRAKQLAEQGHYEEAIRHFLSLSWPLHSQFRPELVFQDMGDCYLKAGDYEQAARLYDALVFAGFARGDMSSVVRGYYYGALARRRLQRDEEAILYLQRARQALAASGLQMPLRLKIEMTLARLLLQYGPVAEARSLYEGILARDTEPMSTVDRAHAHHGLACAAAAVGDYRAAIEHAGRAIELHEDAGNRALAMRCRINLGAFLRLGGDVAGALSHLLDLEDRTSPRDEVLRVALDHELALTYQALHQPASAMDRVSRALAMTRVGPEIRAQLHLLAASLNLELGDLDRAELELRALDALVAEHPDIAPSGYLHLKAEVYLHKGSTPEILQLCEEAVARETQRHPERPWAAPDRFWLFPRQ from the coding sequence ATGGAGACGCTTGGTCAAAAGATTCGCGCGCTGCGCAAGGCGCGAGGCATGACGCAGGCCGAACTCGCTCGAGGACTCGCAACCGCCAGTATGATCAGCCAGATCGAATCCGACAGGACAATGCCGTCTGCCCAACTGCTGACCCAGATCGCGGCGCGCCTCGGCGTCGATGTCTCCGAGTTCCAGAAGCAACTGGCCGGATCGTCTGAGGAGGCTCACACGTATCGCCGTGCCAAGCAACTTGCGGAACAGGGACACTATGAAGAAGCCATTCGGCATTTTCTTTCGCTCTCCTGGCCGCTTCACTCGCAGTTTCGCCCGGAACTCGTCTTTCAGGATATGGGAGACTGTTATTTGAAGGCCGGAGACTACGAACAGGCCGCCCGCCTCTACGACGCGTTGGTCTTCGCGGGGTTTGCGCGAGGCGACATGTCGAGCGTGGTCCGAGGCTACTATTACGGGGCTCTCGCGCGGCGGCGGTTGCAGCGAGACGAGGAGGCCATCCTATACTTGCAGCGCGCGCGCCAAGCGCTCGCGGCGTCTGGGCTTCAAATGCCCCTCCGTCTGAAGATCGAGATGACCCTCGCGCGGCTGCTCCTCCAGTATGGCCCCGTGGCCGAGGCGCGGTCCCTCTACGAAGGCATCCTGGCGCGCGACACGGAACCCATGTCCACGGTCGATCGCGCCCACGCCCACCACGGACTCGCCTGTGCGGCTGCAGCCGTCGGCGACTATCGAGCGGCCATCGAACATGCGGGGCGCGCCATTGAGCTGCACGAAGACGCTGGCAATCGCGCCTTGGCGATGCGCTGCCGCATCAATTTGGGAGCGTTCTTGCGACTCGGAGGAGATGTTGCGGGCGCACTGTCCCATCTCCTCGACCTGGAGGATAGGACGAGTCCTCGAGACGAAGTCCTTCGGGTTGCGCTCGATCACGAGTTGGCGCTGACCTATCAGGCGCTGCATCAGCCTGCGTCCGCGATGGATCGCGTATCCCGAGCGCTCGCGATGACCCGGGTCGGCCCCGAGATCCGAGCCCAGCTTCACCTGCTCGCAGCCTCGCTGAACCTCGAGTTGGGCGATCTCGACCGGGCCGAGTTGGAGCTTCGCGCCCTCGACGCGCTTGTCGCCGAGCATCCCGACATCGCGCCTTCGGGGTACCTCCATCTGAAGGCCGAAGTGTATCTGCACAAGGGGAGCACCCCCGAGATCCTGCAGCTCTGCGAGGAAGCCGTCGCCCGGGAAACTCAGCGCCATCCCGAACGGCCATGGGCTGCGCCCGATCGATTCTGGCTATTTCCCCGCCAATAA
- a CDS encoding D-alanyl-D-alanine carboxypeptidase family protein — MKRHSRALGLGLGALCLIATSAMPQIARAASAPGIAQMREATDAGSTTSTPTSSVDLAKQARSAVLMDFATGKVLYAKNAHERLPMASITKIMTLLLIFEAIDSGKLKWTDRVQASERAASMGGSQIFLEPGETMTVRDLVKGIAIASANDACVAMAEHLDGSEEAFVARMNQRAKELGMTDTHFANCNGLPAPNHYSSARDIAIMSRALLMHPEVTAFTSVYSDYLRKDTDHPLWLVNTNKLVRFYDGVDGLKTGYTQEAKYCLSATAKRDGFRVIAVVMGEPKPTVRNAEVAAMLNYAFAHYKSVQVYPRGHVVGQVAVKRGTRDRVEAVTAEPVAFVTERAHNTAYTTEIQWMTLKAPVSRGQVVGHVLVKSGGRVVADVPVVAKEDVPKATFFQSLGKTVKKVITFGQAQ, encoded by the coding sequence ATGAAGCGGCATTCTCGCGCGCTCGGGCTTGGCCTCGGCGCTCTGTGTCTCATCGCGACGAGCGCCATGCCACAGATTGCTCGTGCTGCGTCAGCGCCTGGGATTGCGCAAATGCGCGAGGCGACGGACGCGGGCTCGACGACCTCTACGCCAACCTCAAGCGTCGATCTCGCCAAACAGGCGCGGTCTGCGGTCCTCATGGATTTTGCAACCGGCAAGGTGCTCTACGCGAAAAATGCCCACGAGCGGCTGCCCATGGCGAGCATCACGAAGATCATGACCCTTCTTCTCATCTTCGAAGCGATTGACAGCGGCAAGCTGAAGTGGACCGATCGCGTCCAGGCGAGCGAGCGAGCCGCGAGCATGGGCGGTTCGCAAATCTTTCTCGAACCCGGCGAGACCATGACCGTGCGGGACCTCGTGAAAGGCATCGCCATCGCTTCGGCGAACGACGCCTGCGTCGCTATGGCAGAACACCTTGACGGGAGCGAAGAGGCGTTCGTCGCCCGCATGAACCAACGCGCGAAGGAACTCGGCATGACCGACACGCACTTCGCTAACTGCAACGGGCTGCCTGCTCCAAACCATTATTCCAGTGCGCGCGACATCGCCATCATGTCGAGGGCGCTCCTGATGCATCCCGAGGTCACGGCGTTTACCTCGGTGTACAGCGATTACTTGCGCAAAGATACCGATCACCCCCTCTGGCTGGTGAACACCAACAAACTCGTGCGCTTTTACGATGGAGTCGACGGCCTCAAGACGGGTTACACGCAGGAGGCGAAGTATTGTCTTTCTGCTACGGCGAAGCGCGATGGGTTTCGCGTGATCGCCGTCGTGATGGGGGAGCCTAAACCTACGGTCCGGAATGCCGAAGTCGCGGCGATGCTGAATTACGCATTCGCACACTACAAATCGGTTCAGGTCTATCCCCGCGGCCACGTCGTGGGGCAGGTCGCGGTCAAACGAGGCACGCGCGATCGCGTCGAGGCGGTGACGGCCGAGCCCGTGGCTTTTGTCACCGAGCGTGCCCACAACACCGCGTACACGACCGAGATCCAGTGGATGACGCTCAAGGCTCCCGTGTCCCGCGGCCAGGTCGTCGGACATGTTCTGGTCAAATCGGGAGGACGCGTCGTGGCGGATGTCCCGGTTGTCGCGAAGGAGGACGTGCCAAAGGCCACGTTCTTCCAGAGCCTTGGCAAGACCGTGAAGAAAGTGATCACGTTCGGCCAAGCCCAATGA
- the spoIIAB gene encoding anti-sigma F factor — protein MAVERVAEDVRVDNYLRLVFPSRSENESLARVAVASFVAPLDPTMEELTELKTAVSEAVTNAIIHGYPDEIGEVTVECALYGNRVRVVVEDRGVGIPDVDLAKQPMYTSRPELERSGMGMTIMETFVDKMEIESKPGEGTRVTLIKTFRTAPDVM, from the coding sequence ATGGCCGTGGAACGAGTGGCCGAAGACGTGCGCGTGGACAACTATCTGCGCCTTGTGTTTCCGAGCCGGTCGGAGAACGAGTCGCTGGCTCGCGTGGCGGTCGCTTCGTTTGTGGCGCCGCTCGATCCGACGATGGAAGAGTTGACGGAATTGAAAACGGCGGTGTCGGAGGCCGTGACAAACGCCATCATTCACGGTTACCCGGACGAGATCGGCGAGGTGACCGTGGAGTGCGCCTTGTACGGAAATCGCGTGCGAGTCGTCGTCGAGGACCGGGGCGTGGGCATTCCCGACGTGGACCTCGCCAAACAACCGATGTACACGTCGCGCCCCGAGCTCGAACGGTCAGGCATGGGCATGACCATCATGGAGACCTTCGTCGACAAGATGGAGATCGAGTCCAAGCCAGGAGAAGGAACGCGCGTCACGCTCATCAAGACGTTCCGAACTGCCCCTGACGTGATGTGA
- a CDS encoding stage II sporulation protein M encodes MRATAWMARRRSPLSLSLAWFRLRRGVARRLSQEAHIWAFLLGMVLSGVAFGGIVAGELRPTDKLELANQLEAFLLATLHGQLASGSSVFASRFVSDAAWLALVWLAGSSAVGIPIVAAAVFARAFETGFAVAFTSLQFGWKGFVVASIGIFVHQAIFLFAFLLASVNAIRFSYQIVAQSVPLYQWTLQFVRYTGRSVMCLGGVMLAAAVQAFVVPPMVTRLLGG; translated from the coding sequence ATGAGAGCAACCGCGTGGATGGCCCGCAGGCGCTCGCCTTTGTCGCTTTCGCTCGCTTGGTTTCGGTTGCGGCGAGGGGTAGCGCGCCGGCTGTCCCAAGAAGCGCATATTTGGGCGTTTCTGCTTGGCATGGTCCTGTCCGGCGTCGCCTTTGGTGGGATTGTGGCTGGAGAACTCCGGCCGACGGACAAGCTGGAGCTTGCCAATCAGTTGGAGGCGTTCCTGTTGGCTACGCTGCACGGCCAGCTGGCATCGGGCAGTTCGGTGTTCGCAAGCCGGTTTGTCTCGGATGCGGCTTGGCTTGCGCTCGTGTGGCTGGCGGGTTCCTCTGCGGTAGGTATACCCATCGTAGCGGCCGCGGTGTTCGCGCGCGCCTTCGAGACGGGTTTCGCCGTGGCGTTCACCTCGCTTCAATTCGGGTGGAAGGGTTTTGTGGTGGCTTCCATCGGGATCTTTGTTCATCAGGCCATTTTCCTGTTCGCGTTTCTCCTGGCGAGTGTCAACGCCATCCGGTTTTCGTATCAGATTGTCGCCCAATCCGTTCCCCTCTATCAGTGGACGCTTCAGTTCGTGAGGTATACTGGGAGAAGCGTGATGTGCCTAGGCGGCGTGATGCTCGCGGCGGCTGTCCAAGCGTTTGTTGTTCCGCCGATGGTGACCCGGCTTTTGGGAGGATGA